One Deltaproteobacteria bacterium DNA segment encodes these proteins:
- a CDS encoding porin: MTRLTLHALCIASLLALFPTALRAEEEAAEPAAHPTSGYDKGFFIRSADGSQQLTLQGRIQARFATEIVEDADPEAAFSIPRARVTLKGKHWAGKVSTKLQLDFGKGGAALKDALVDFKASKSLKVAVGQYKKPFSRQQLTSSGKLAFVDRAITDKAFGAGRDIGLMLHNDFSKSPTFEWAAGVFNGTGDKARFTGDVEVDPATGEGSVTSGKFSNVPSLFQPTLVLRAGYNHGKLEGYSEADLEGGGLRFGVAASLASDVGSADGDFVHRQSVDAILKIQGFSCTGELFLAQDATGSAFGDLAAAALGARLQAGYTIGGKYYLGARWALVDPAEADDADQELLLVLTDFSKGHGLKYQLDGGALLHGDGSTDILVRAQLQLSF; encoded by the coding sequence ATGACGCGCCTGACCCTCCACGCTCTGTGCATCGCCTCCCTCCTGGCCCTCTTCCCCACCGCCCTCCGGGCCGAGGAGGAGGCCGCCGAGCCCGCCGCCCACCCGACCTCGGGCTACGACAAGGGCTTCTTCATCCGTAGCGCCGACGGGAGCCAGCAGCTGACCCTCCAGGGCCGGATCCAGGCTCGCTTCGCCACCGAGATCGTCGAGGACGCGGACCCCGAGGCCGCCTTCTCCATCCCCCGCGCCCGCGTCACCCTCAAGGGCAAGCACTGGGCCGGCAAGGTCTCCACCAAGCTGCAGCTCGACTTCGGCAAGGGCGGCGCCGCGCTGAAGGACGCCCTCGTCGATTTCAAGGCCAGCAAGAGCCTGAAGGTCGCCGTCGGTCAGTACAAGAAGCCCTTCTCCCGGCAGCAGCTCACCTCCTCCGGCAAGCTGGCCTTCGTCGACCGGGCGATCACCGACAAGGCCTTCGGCGCCGGCCGGGACATCGGCCTGATGCTCCACAACGACTTCAGCAAGTCGCCGACCTTCGAGTGGGCGGCCGGGGTCTTCAACGGCACCGGCGACAAGGCGAGGTTCACGGGAGACGTCGAGGTGGATCCGGCCACCGGCGAGGGCAGCGTCACCAGCGGCAAGTTCTCGAACGTGCCCTCCCTCTTCCAGCCCACCCTGGTCCTGCGGGCCGGCTACAACCACGGCAAGCTCGAGGGCTACAGCGAGGCCGACCTCGAGGGCGGCGGCCTGCGCTTCGGCGTCGCGGCCTCGCTGGCCTCCGACGTGGGCTCGGCCGACGGGGACTTCGTCCACCGCCAGAGCGTCGACGCCATCCTGAAGATCCAGGGCTTCTCCTGCACCGGCGAGCTCTTCCTCGCCCAGGACGCCACCGGCAGCGCCTTCGGTGATCTCGCCGCGGCGGCCCTCGGCGCCCGCCTCCAGGCCGGCTACACCATCGGTGGCAAGTACTACCTGGGCGCCCGCTGGGCCCTGGTGGATCCCGCCGAGGCCGACGACGCCGACCAGGAGCTCCTCCTCGTCCTCACCGACTTCTCGAAGGGCCACGGCCTGAAGTACCAGCTCGACGGTGGTGCGCTCCTCCACGGCGACGGCAGCACCGACATCCTGGTGCGGGCCCAGCTCCAGCTCTCCTTCTGA
- a CDS encoding response regulator transcription factor yields MASTILIVEDEEDLLGPLVYDLSRAGFVVESAMTGAGALERLAAEPRPDLLLLDLMLPDLPGTELCKRVRADERLADLPVIMLTARGAEADRVRGFELGADDYVVKPFSTRELILRLQALLRRRPAKEEGPRRFGVLELDLAGAAVRVEGEPLSLTALELKLLSTLFERRGRVQSRGQLLTEVWDASEEMVTRTVDTHVKRLRQKLGVAGAYIETVRGLGYRFLESPPADEGAAR; encoded by the coding sequence GTGGCCTCGACCATCCTCATCGTGGAGGACGAGGAGGACCTCCTCGGTCCCCTGGTCTACGACCTCTCGCGCGCGGGCTTCGTCGTCGAGAGCGCGATGACCGGGGCCGGAGCGCTGGAGCGCCTGGCGGCCGAGCCCCGGCCCGACCTCCTCCTCCTCGATCTGATGCTCCCCGACCTGCCCGGGACCGAGCTCTGCAAGCGGGTGAGGGCCGACGAGCGCCTGGCCGATCTGCCCGTCATCATGCTCACGGCCCGGGGCGCCGAGGCCGATCGGGTGCGGGGCTTCGAGCTCGGCGCCGACGACTACGTGGTGAAGCCCTTCTCCACCCGCGAGCTGATCCTGAGGCTCCAGGCCCTGCTGCGCCGGCGGCCCGCGAAGGAGGAGGGTCCTCGGCGCTTCGGGGTCCTCGAGCTCGATCTCGCGGGCGCAGCGGTGAGGGTCGAGGGAGAGCCCCTCTCGCTGACGGCGCTGGAGCTGAAGCTCCTCTCGACCCTCTTCGAGCGCCGGGGGAGGGTGCAGAGCCGGGGGCAGCTGCTCACCGAGGTCTGGGACGCCTCCGAGGAGATGGTCACCCGGACCGTCGACACCCACGTGAAGCGCCTGCGCCAGAAGCTCGGGGTGGCGGGCGCCTACATCGAGACGGTGCGGGGGCTGGGCTACCGCTTCCTGGAGTCACCCCCCGCCGACGAGGGAGCGGCGAGGTGA
- the pstA gene encoding phosphate ABC transporter permease PstA, with the protein MSLQELQRGSRSPWPERLFLALCLLAVGLPLLLLVVLVADVAIDALGRLSLDFLGSYPSRHAHKAGILPGLVGSIYLILLTAAVALPAGIGAAVWLEEYAKRGRLSRLIETNIANLAGVPSVIYGILGLGIFVRALGLGRSLVAGALTLALLVLPIVILSTREALRTVPRGYREAAYALGATRWSVVRRVVLPAALPGILTGAILATSRAIGETAPIVVVGALTYVTFLPDGIDAPFTALPIQIFNWVSRPQEAFVQNAAAGILVLLTVMLLMNTVAILLRQRHSRRA; encoded by the coding sequence ATGTCGTTGCAGGAGCTACAGCGGGGGAGCCGCAGCCCCTGGCCCGAGCGCCTCTTCTTGGCCCTGTGTCTGTTGGCGGTGGGGCTGCCCCTCTTGCTGCTGGTGGTGCTGGTCGCCGACGTCGCCATCGACGCCCTCGGTCGCCTCTCCCTCGACTTCCTCGGCAGCTACCCCTCCCGGCACGCCCACAAGGCCGGCATCCTCCCGGGGCTGGTCGGCTCGATCTACCTGATCCTCCTGACCGCCGCCGTCGCCCTGCCGGCGGGCATCGGGGCCGCGGTCTGGCTGGAGGAGTACGCGAAGCGCGGCAGGCTCTCGCGCCTGATCGAGACCAACATCGCCAACCTCGCCGGGGTGCCCTCGGTGATCTACGGCATCCTGGGCCTGGGCATCTTCGTCCGGGCGCTGGGCCTGGGCCGCTCGCTCGTCGCCGGCGCCCTGACCCTCGCCCTGCTGGTCCTGCCCATCGTGATCCTCTCCACCCGGGAGGCCCTGCGGACCGTCCCCCGGGGCTACCGGGAGGCGGCCTACGCCCTGGGGGCCACCCGCTGGTCGGTGGTGCGGAGGGTGGTGCTCCCGGCGGCCCTCCCCGGCATCCTCACCGGCGCGATCCTCGCCACCTCCCGCGCCATCGGCGAGACCGCGCCCATCGTGGTGGTCGGCGCCCTGACCTACGTCACCTTCCTCCCCGACGGCATCGACGCCCCCTTCACCGCGCTGCCGATCCAGATCTTCAACTGGGTCTCCCGGCCCCAGGAGGCCTTCGTGCAGAACGCCGCCGCCGGGATCCTGGTCCTCCTGACGGTGATGCTCCTGATGAACACCGTCGCCATCCTCCTGCGCCAGCGGCACTCCCGCCGCGCCTGA
- a CDS encoding ATP-binding protein, which produces MIRGFFWRVLLLFAAFLALAGFLVAAAAGDPFQPDTRALMIGAILAVIGAPLLAAATTLLAQRRLGRSVEGVSERIRAALEGGPTQLAGAGRTDEATATLFGAIDRLSREVEAARERHGAQAALLRRTIDGLRDGVVFLDRGQAIVIANRAAELMLGLGTLVGRRLVEVIRAPELATLVEAGEGQLELPARGLRPTMLIDCRRLDEGGSLLTLRDVGELRRLERVRRDFVANVSHELRTPVAAVKMNAETLLGGALEEAGARRGFLEAIERNAHRLESLLADLLDLSEVESGQRELRREAVAPAEVAREVIGALADEAQGQGVTIELAIDEAAVVLADRLALQQILHNLVENALRYGAKGGRVRVEASAVDGGLELRIVDDGPGIEPRHHDRIFERFYRVDPGRSRAAGGTGLGLSIVRNLCEAMDGSVGVRPNAPRGSVFWLWLPLA; this is translated from the coding sequence GTGATCCGCGGCTTCTTCTGGCGGGTCCTGCTGCTCTTCGCCGCCTTCCTCGCGCTGGCCGGCTTCCTCGTGGCCGCGGCCGCGGGTGACCCCTTCCAGCCGGACACCCGCGCCCTGATGATCGGCGCGATCCTGGCGGTGATCGGCGCGCCGCTGCTCGCCGCCGCGACCACCCTCCTCGCGCAGCGCCGCCTCGGCCGCTCGGTCGAGGGCGTCTCCGAGCGGATCCGGGCCGCCCTCGAGGGGGGACCGACCCAGCTCGCCGGCGCCGGGCGCACCGACGAGGCCACCGCGACCCTCTTCGGGGCGATCGACCGGCTGAGCCGGGAGGTGGAGGCCGCCCGCGAGCGCCACGGAGCCCAGGCGGCGCTGCTCCGGCGCACCATCGACGGCCTGCGGGACGGGGTGGTCTTCCTCGATCGGGGCCAGGCGATCGTCATCGCCAACCGCGCCGCCGAGCTGATGCTGGGCCTGGGGACGCTCGTGGGCCGTCGGCTGGTGGAGGTGATCCGGGCCCCAGAGCTGGCGACGCTGGTGGAGGCCGGCGAGGGTCAGCTGGAGCTGCCCGCGCGGGGGCTGCGGCCGACGATGCTGATCGACTGCCGACGCCTCGATGAGGGAGGCAGCCTGCTCACCCTCCGGGACGTCGGTGAGCTGCGCCGCCTGGAGCGGGTGCGCCGGGACTTCGTCGCCAACGTCTCCCACGAGCTGCGCACGCCGGTCGCCGCGGTGAAGATGAACGCCGAGACCCTCCTCGGCGGCGCCCTCGAGGAGGCCGGGGCCCGCCGGGGCTTCCTCGAGGCCATCGAGCGCAACGCTCACCGGCTCGAGAGCCTGCTGGCCGACCTCCTCGACCTCTCGGAGGTCGAGAGCGGCCAGCGGGAGCTGCGCCGGGAGGCGGTGGCCCCGGCGGAGGTCGCCCGGGAGGTGATCGGGGCCCTCGCCGACGAGGCGCAGGGGCAGGGGGTCACGATCGAGCTGGCCATCGACGAGGCCGCGGTCGTGCTCGCGGACCGGCTGGCGCTCCAGCAGATCCTCCACAACCTGGTGGAGAACGCCCTCCGCTACGGCGCGAAGGGTGGCCGGGTGCGGGTGGAGGCCAGCGCCGTGGACGGAGGCCTCGAGCTGCGGATCGTCGATGACGGCCCGGGGATCGAGCCTCGCCACCACGACCGGATCTTCGAGCGCTTCTACCGCGTCGATCCCGGCCGCTCCCGGGCCGCCGGAGGAACGGGCCTGGGCCTCTCCATCGTCCGGAATCTGTGCGAGGCGATGGACGGATCGGTGGGGGTGCGCCCCAACGCGCCCCGGGGCTCGGTCTTCTGGCTCTGGCTGCCCCTGGCCTGA
- a CDS encoding PstS family phosphate ABC transporter substrate-binding protein yields the protein MKKHSILLSLSLAVLALGTTACSKQREASEGNTTGTSDSKTDSKTDEAAIISIDGSSTVYPISEAVAEEFQAANKSARVTIGVSGTGGGFKKFCTGETDISNASRPIKSSEEAKCKEHGIGVIELPVAYDGIAVVVNPKNDWVDHLTVAELKKMWEPEAQGAVKTWSQIREGWPEKELHLFGPGVDSGTYDYFTKAIVGKEHSSRGDFTSSEDDNVLVQGVSTDELALGFFGFAYYTENKAKLKVVPIKVDEGAEAIAPSLETVANSSYQPLSRPIFIYVSKKSAERKAVHDLITFYLTEGAALSKEVGYIPLPQKAYELARERFAARTEGSVFSGASGGSRVGVSVEALLGGSED from the coding sequence ATGAAGAAGCACAGCATCCTCCTCTCTCTCTCCCTGGCCGTGCTCGCGCTCGGCACCACCGCCTGCTCCAAGCAGCGCGAGGCCAGCGAAGGCAACACTACCGGCACCTCGGACAGCAAGACCGACAGCAAGACCGACGAGGCTGCCATCATCTCCATCGACGGCAGCAGCACCGTCTACCCCATCTCCGAGGCCGTGGCCGAGGAGTTCCAGGCCGCGAACAAGAGCGCCCGGGTCACCATCGGCGTCTCCGGCACCGGCGGCGGCTTCAAGAAGTTCTGCACCGGCGAGACCGACATCTCCAACGCCTCGCGGCCCATCAAGTCGAGTGAAGAAGCCAAGTGCAAGGAGCACGGCATCGGCGTGATCGAGCTGCCCGTCGCCTACGACGGCATCGCCGTGGTGGTGAACCCGAAGAACGACTGGGTCGATCACCTCACCGTCGCCGAGCTCAAGAAGATGTGGGAGCCGGAGGCGCAAGGAGCGGTGAAGACCTGGTCGCAGATCCGCGAGGGCTGGCCCGAGAAGGAGCTCCACCTCTTCGGCCCCGGCGTCGACTCCGGCACCTACGACTACTTCACCAAGGCCATCGTCGGTAAGGAGCACTCCAGCCGCGGCGACTTCACCTCCTCGGAGGACGACAACGTCCTGGTGCAGGGCGTCTCCACCGACGAGCTGGCCCTGGGCTTCTTCGGCTTCGCCTACTACACCGAGAACAAGGCCAAGCTGAAGGTGGTCCCGATCAAGGTCGACGAGGGCGCCGAGGCCATCGCCCCCTCCCTCGAGACCGTGGCCAACAGCAGCTACCAGCCTCTCTCCCGCCCGATCTTCATCTACGTCAGCAAGAAGTCCGCCGAGCGCAAGGCCGTGCACGACCTCATCACCTTCTACCTCACCGAGGGGGCCGCGCTCTCGAAGGAGGTGGGCTACATCCCGCTTCCCCAGAAGGCCTACGAGCTCGCCCGCGAGCGCTTCGCGGCCCGCACCGAGGGCTCCGTCTTCTCCGGCGCGTCGGGGGGATCCCGGGTCGGCGTGAGCGTCGAGGCGCTCCTCGGCGGAAGCGAAGACTGA
- the pstC gene encoding phosphate ABC transporter permease subunit PstC, with product MDHASQTTTAGGAPSSLGQRGGATPLRERLIEHALLATGLLSIGTTLGIVVVLAGETLSFFEEASVAQLLLDTEWTPLFAEKHFGIWPLVSGTVLIAGIAMCVALPLGLLAAIYLSELAPSWARAILKPALEVLAGVPTIVYGYFALVVVTPLLQKVVPGLSGFNALSPGLVMGIMIIPMISSLSEDALHAVPTTLREGAWGLGASRLSTIFRVVLPAARSGVIASVILAVSRAIGETMIVAIAAGQQPRLTIDPRVPVETMTAYIVQVSLGDVPNGTLEYRTLFVVATCLFLLTLAFNLVGQRFARKARDL from the coding sequence ATGGACCACGCATCCCAGACGACCACCGCAGGTGGGGCCCCCTCTTCGCTCGGGCAGCGAGGAGGGGCGACGCCCCTGCGGGAGCGTCTCATCGAGCACGCCCTGCTTGCGACGGGCCTGCTCTCGATCGGGACGACCCTGGGCATCGTGGTGGTCCTCGCCGGCGAGACCCTCTCCTTCTTCGAGGAGGCTTCCGTCGCCCAGCTCCTCCTCGACACCGAGTGGACCCCGCTCTTCGCCGAGAAGCACTTCGGCATCTGGCCCCTGGTCAGCGGCACGGTGCTCATCGCGGGCATCGCCATGTGCGTGGCCCTGCCCCTGGGCCTGCTCGCGGCGATCTACCTCTCCGAGCTCGCGCCGTCCTGGGCGCGGGCGATCCTCAAGCCGGCCCTCGAGGTCCTCGCGGGGGTCCCGACCATCGTCTACGGCTACTTCGCCCTGGTGGTGGTGACGCCCCTGCTCCAGAAGGTCGTGCCGGGGCTCTCGGGCTTCAACGCCCTCTCCCCCGGCCTGGTCATGGGGATCATGATCATCCCGATGATCTCCTCCCTCTCCGAGGACGCCCTCCACGCCGTCCCGACCACCCTGCGGGAGGGCGCCTGGGGCCTGGGGGCCAGCCGGCTCTCGACCATCTTCCGGGTGGTGCTGCCCGCCGCCCGCTCCGGGGTGATCGCCTCGGTGATCCTCGCGGTCTCCCGGGCCATCGGCGAGACGATGATCGTCGCCATCGCCGCCGGCCAGCAGCCGCGGTTGACCATCGACCCCCGGGTCCCGGTCGAGACCATGACCGCCTACATCGTGCAGGTCTCCCTGGGTGACGTGCCCAACGGCACCCTCGAGTACCGCACCCTCTTCGTGGTCGCGACCTGCCTCTTCCTGCTCACCCTCGCCTTCAACCTCGTGGGTCAGCGCTTCGCGCGGAAGGCTCGGGACCTCTAG